Sequence from the Amaranthus tricolor cultivar Red isolate AtriRed21 chromosome 16, ASM2621246v1, whole genome shotgun sequence genome:
caagaatttgtgtattaaGTATGTCAATAGAAGTTAGTAGTACccataacaatattaataaatgtgGAGGAGTGAGTGTACTAGATAGCCTTAAATGTCATTATGTGGCTTCTCTTTACGTACCTTGTTCTTTGGAGGAGTAAATAAAAGTAATGTGCCATATAAAAAACCAAACCTCAACTATGGGCCATTTAATATGGGAAAATTTGACATCTATAATTTAACCTTTCATTCATAGTAATCTCATCttcgaatttttttattaaatctaACCTTGGCTCTTAGTTTGTCATTAAAATACCCTTTTATTTTCTAATAGTCCAACATTTGCCCTTAATTTGCTATCATCATACCCTATTAATATGTCAATAGCAAGCTAAGagcaaaagttgaattattaaatataatctAAAAGGAGGATTATTAACGGCGGAtggaaaggttggattattcatggtCAAATCGCTTAAATGCTGCTGAAGATAATGTGCATAGAAAATGTATGTAAATGTAATATGCATAGGAATTATTCATAATGTTGGTAACTATATTGATAGTGTGCATTGGATACATCATTTTTCAACTGGAGAGTAATTTTCAGGTGCGTCACAAAACACCTGTCCAGCATGAATATTTCAAAGGCCACGATGTTATCCCTCTTGGTGTGGCATTGGTGGTGCAGATCATCTTAACACTGGTGGCAGGACCTATAATATTGAGTTGGGTCAATAGCGCAAATCATCCTGGAAAGAACTTTAAAGGCTCACATTTAGTGCTCTCAGTTGCATTTGCAGTGAGTATCAAATGTATTTCTCCCCTTATGGGATTTAGCCCTGTGCTTAGCGCATTTGTTAATGGGGTTTTCTTACCTCGAGAAGGAAGAGTTTCACAGTTTGTTGTCAATAAAGTTAATTACTTCTTGACCTTTGTTTTTTATCCATACTTCGCCTTTTGGGTAAGGTTGGAAGCACAATTTGGTCGATTTAAGTTTAAGATGCTTGGTTCTTGGGCAAGGTTGTTTGGTCTTTTTGCTGTTGGGACGGTCGGAAAGATCATTGGAGCCCTTATATCAgggttaatttttaaatttcagtGGAGTGATTCCATAATTCTTGCATTGCTTTTAAACGTTAAAGGCCAGTTACACATATACCTGACCATCATCGCCATGAAGGTAtgcctcttttctttttttctttttttttttgttgaactcAAATTCCACAAACTTATAATAATGATTTTACCAGCTTATATTAGCAAAGACCACAGGGCATAGGCAAGTTTCTAGTGGCATACATTGATAGAGTACACAACATATATTAGGGCCTCAACCATCGGTTAAGCTTTTGCAATGAGTAAAATTATGTGGAAATTCATGTGTTGTTCCTTTCTTAATTGCCTTTTGCAATGAGTGGATGCAGAATGGTATAATGAGTTATTCAATGCTTGAAGTTATGAAGGTGTGGAATAGACTTAAACATATGGTGTTATGATGATAGTTAAGTGTATGGTTGATGTGCTTAATGAAGTCCAAGAATATGGTGCTGAACGATGTGCTCGAACAAGACACTCATGGAAGCATCCTTGCCTTGAACAAGCAACTTAAACAGAAGCTGTCAGAAGATTGCAAAGCAAGCTGCTCGAACGAGCGAATAGCAGGTAGCAGATCAGAATCTCGAGCATTTgactgctcgaacgagcatctAGTCCAGAGCTGGGCATTGGATTCCTAATTCGCCTGTTCAAGTTCTAAGGTTGTTTAATTGTGCATTAATCCTTAAGTCTTAATTATACGATACTCTTTAATGTAATGACTCCTATAAATAGGGAGCTCATATGTCTTTGTATGATCATCAAACACAAACCCcaagcctaaacacatagcctttgattttcttactcaattgtaatacttcatttgtaagagttgTTACACTCCATTGAAATAGTATAAACCAGatactacacaccacggaggacgtagccataaTTAGGTGAACCTTCTTAAATCATTGTGTcaattatttgcattttattttctttaaacaTTGTCATTTTCATTGAAACTTTAATCGGTTTATCAAGGTACTTCAAACCTTCAatcttggtgatattagagttagaagaattGTTCTTAGACTCTAATCAAGCTCTCATTTCAGAACtcatgtattcgataaatttaatcacgataatatatacttgcattattctttaaagttatatttttatatatttcataattataaattcgtacattgcacgagtttctatGCTAGTatataggggtgttcaatggacCAGACCCCtattttgagcccttatccgGCCCGTTTTTTGAAGGGCCGGGCCGAAAATGGGCTCTACTataattaaaaggaaaaattgcctagaataatccaagtttttcatgattttcctacaataattccaactattaattaaccatgaataatctccaactttaggggtatttttctagagtaaactCGGGTAATCGGCTgacctattaattaaccatgaataaacCCGGCCCGCTATTAAAATGACCCAGACTTAAGAAATTGCCCTACCCCAGCCCGACCCACCTCATTAAACACCTCTGATAATTATGCTAGCCGAATTCTCAATGTTTAAATTAATGTGCAGGTGTTTATGCCAAATTGATTGAAGTTCAACCATGCCatagaaaatgctaaaaacaaGACTTCATCGgccattaattattatttttaaataattcaaccgACACTCTTCCTCTTTGGTGGTGAATAACTAAAGTAATAGAAAATGTTTCCTCAAACCAAAACTCAATGGTGGACTCCTTTACATTGTTGAATTTCATTTGTTTCCGTATTAAGTGATCAATTAAGTAGCAGTTTTCGATGTCTTCAAATGAAAATTACACACAACTCAATTAAACTAAATTCATAATAGCATgatacaataataattaaactaaagaaCCAGAATAATACCTCTACCTTTATGTCAATCTGCTGAAGACTGAACGTCGACCATGAATACGCTGAACCCAGCCAGATGAAGATACAGGCCAGACGATGGAGACAATGAAGAAGCTAAAGATGAAGATCGAATATGGAAAAACCCTGCCAGACACAGTACCCAGCTGGAAGACGGTAGACAACGGTGATCCTCTGATGAAGGGAACGCGACCGTTACATTAGGGGGGAAAAGAAGTAGAAAAGGTTCTGAATTAGGGTTACGGTATTTGTGTCTCGGGGAAAAACAGTGTGTCATGacacattaaaatttaaaagaatataattttaaaacacataatatatcaataaatatcaataaatattttaaaacacataattttttttgccactaataaaaaaatagaaaaatatattttaaagggAAGTGGAAAGAATATATATTAtcaaattgttataattatattaattatgaaatttaaatgtgaaaaatttaactttataatgataatatataattatatcatcATTATATAATCATAATACGTCCATATCTTAACACTAACAAGTTCGTacattgcacgagtttctataccagtggaaaatgttgaaaaaaatcttgaataagtacttttaattttgtaatgcATTAAGTTGTAAGTtgaaatattttgtaaatagtaACCAACACCACTAAGGCCTTGTTTTGTTCAACtgattttttctaattaaaactgatttttactgattaaaactgatttttattagttgtaactgatttttactaattataactgatttttagttataaattataattgaattGTATTGATCAAAACTAATTTTACTTATTAtaactgatttttactgattatttattttttagtgaACTAAATTAgaccaaaacaatatttaaaatgtTGTTTTACTGAACaattacatttatatttttagccTCATTAAATTAATAACAACGGCAAACTCTTATATCGAATACTATAGGCCGCTAGTCGGTAAATGAGGGGATTGAATGAAACGGTTTGGTGTGTGGGCGTTGTGAACCATCAAGTTTGAAAGTTAAATGCAATCCTTAGCGATGGCCGATGAGACAAATTATTCTTTCTCGAGTTTGAAAATGGATCTTCGCAGGTACTCTTTCtccctagccatttcttcttcttcttcttctttttgtttttttctctcATTTCCAATTTCATAGTATGTGCTCGTGCCAATTCCGCCGATGAACGCAAGTTGCTTCAAGATTGCTTTCAAGCTATAATGGTACACTCTTTGAATTATCCCTCTATTTTGTTCGAtgccttttccttttttttaaaatatatttctaaTTCTGCAGACCGGTTTTAACCAAATTGTTGCTCATCACTCAGATGTTGCATCTTTTAATGATCAAGAACTAGGTAAACAATAAGTTTtactttcattatttttttaaaaaaattagtaccTTTTAAGTTATGGTCAAATTATCTGAGGTAAGGGCTTCAAATTATATTTCTTAAATTTATGACTATAGAACTAGTGTTCAATATATTTCGAGCGTTGTTATATGACAAACAACAAGATCATGCTTGTAGATGCATACATGGATCGTTTGAGAGATGAGATGAGGAAGACGGAGGCTGAAATTGCTTCCCTATCTGATGAAATTGATAGTCTTAGAAGATTGTATGTTGAAGGTGTAAATTTATAGCCTTTTTCTTTCCCTGATATTCTTTAAATATACGATGCATGCTAAATAAGCTGCTTTGGAAATCCAGGTTCTTGTCATTTGGAAGCTAATCTTGAGTCATTGCGAAATGTTGTGGAGAAGGCTGAATTGGAGGTCAGTTGTCTGGTTTGAGCTCTATTTTTGTCCTAAACTCAGGGAAGCGAGTTGATTAATTTGTCTAATTTATAATCATGGGATACGAAACAAGCAAATATGGTTGATATTAAATCTATTCTAATGTTGCTAACAATAACGtttaatgatgacggagttTAATAAGATTTTACCTCGGTTGAAGATGTTTTATAAAGAACATGAGCAAAACAGTAGAAAAGTATtcataatgcaaaagttttgaggtgaaatttgatacatatttacTCTTTtagtcataacttttgatagaaagatCGTATTAACGCAATGTGTGCCGCATtaaaactagacttcaagagctttaaattgaataaataaataaataaataaggaagacaattgaataaataaataaataaagaacaaGATAAGAGAAACTCAATAATTAAAGGACAATTCGGGACTCAAATATGTAAActtaattattgtctttaacaataattaatgacaataattaaAGGACTCAAATATGATGAAATAAATTCAAAACCCTTTTCTCATACCTGGGTTCAGTTCATCATTGTTGTTATGAGTTGTAGCCATGGCTTCCTTTCCAATTTTCTTGGCTTCTTCTTCTAGATCCTCCTGAGATTTGATACTTATGTAAGCTTTTTTCGTTTTGTTTTGTTATCATCTCTCCATTGTTCTCCCCTTGAAGTTGGTTTTACGGCTTCTTTTTGTCCCTTTTTTTGACATCTGGCCACCAATCTAGTTATCCTACAACCTTGAAACAATTTTCTTTTGTGTGCCGAGATCCTCCACTGTGAGAACATTTTAGGTGTGCCTTTTTATTGTCGCCTCGGCGGGATGATGATATGTTTGGTTGTTATTAATACGTTGTCCATGGAAGGTAAGTCTtcttggagtgtttgtttctcAAAACCCATTATTTTCCATCGTGCCACCTACAGTCTGAATGTGGTGTATGTCTTTTCAACAGTTGGTAAGGCATCTTGAATAATGAGATCCCTCCTATCTTtatcaaatttttcatttagaCCTGCTAAGAATTGATATACTGAATTCTTTTGTACCTGTGATATCATTTGAACAGCTGGTAGGATTTGGTACTCTCCGATCTATCTCTTTGCAAAGCatcattaattttttgtataagATTTCGATTGTCTTTTTCTTGTTTAATTGAATTGGCTCTAGTCATGAGTTCGAAAATTTGTTGGCCATCATGACCACTACCATACAAGGATTCAATGCCTTTTTGTAAATCTTTGGTTGTGagataatttaaaaattggTAAACTGTATCTGGTTCCAtattttcaagaatatgacaatgGAATCGTTTTGGGTCCATCTTTCGCCTTCCAAGTTAGTTTTGGCTGGAGGAGAAACGATGATATGATTGAGTCTCCCTCTGCCACTAATTTCTAGATGTATGTTAAGaccattttgtataattgttGTAGGTTAGATTTTTAGACATGTTAACGGTATGATTGGAACTAGGTTATGTGGTTGGTTTATTTGTGTTTAACTTttgcaaaattttcaaaaattggtCTATGGTAATCAACGTTTCAGATTGATTGGTTTCAAATTGATTTGTTCTGTTGGTGTCGGTTTGTTCTTCCATTTCTAGTAACGATTATAAGGTAGATATCAATGCCAGAATTTCAGATACTATAAATACCTTTTGGATTTAATACCATGAAATCAAGGTTAATCCAAAATTAAAGTTTACAGGAAAattgtttttctgatttttacttGATTCAAGTACAAGAGGTTATATTTATACAAGTAAGGATCCTGAGTTATAGGATCAATCTAACTAATCTTAACAACTTCCCTATTAATATTCTTGATCTATTCTATAATTTTCCAACAAGTATCATACCCTTTTAGCTTTCTTTCATGTATATACTTATTGAGGTGGAACTTTGTCGGACACAGGGACTAGGACAAGCAGAAACAGGCGATGTTTTTAACTCTAGGCAAGAAGTGAAGCCATCTCATGATGACTACTTTGAGGTTACTTTTCTCACTACATCTTTTCTATGCTGTTAACTGTTTTTGTTTAGAACAATCGAGTTATTTTTGCAGTAACTTGCACTGGAAGTGTAATCTTGACATTTGATACGTTTGTTCTCCACTGAAATTTGTCATTTGTGACCATCAATATGTATTGTTCTGTGTTTTTGATACTCTCTTGTCATCCAGGTCTTTAAGCTGAATACCAAATTGAGAAGAACAATAGGACATTAAAGTCTTTTCAAAATCTAGACCTCAACTTGAATGAGGTAATGGGTAATTATTCGATTTTACTTATCCTTAGATTTAGATTTCTAAACATAAAGCAATCATTCTCTGGTATAAGGTTATATGTAAATTGCTTTGATTGATACATTTTTGTACTTGTATTTCCTTTTGATTAATTCTTTCTTTGTATTTTGTAGGATTGAGGCTTTAGAAAACATTGAAGAAGCATTAACTGGTTTGAAGGTGATTGACTTTGAAGGAAATATAATTAGGGTGTCATTGAGAACATATATTCCAGTTGTTGAAGGTGTCATGTGCCAACTGAGTGTTGAAGATGATAATATCAAGCTGTCTGAAGTTAACCATGAGTTGTTAATGGAGCTCATAGATGGAACCATGGAGCTTAAGAATGTTGAGGTACAACTGGacaaaacttttttataattacaaTCCCAAGTGATCTGATATTGCTGGAG
This genomic interval carries:
- the LOC130802800 gene encoding uncharacterized protein LOC130802800 isoform X2, yielding MTGFNQIVAHHSDVASFNDQELDAYMDRLRDEMRKTEAEIASLSDEIDSLRRLYVEGSCHLEANLESLRNVVEKAELEGLGQAETGDVFNSRQEVKPSHDDYFEVFKLNTKLRRTIGH